The following nucleotide sequence is from Trifolium pratense cultivar HEN17-A07 linkage group LG2, ARS_RC_1.1, whole genome shotgun sequence.
ATTCCACATTAGTTTATGCTAAATTATGGGAAAATTCAGAGTCTCCCTCATGTACATTTTGGTTTGGCTTTACAGTGTGGTGATGATATGGAGACCAGAAAGGACTGCATTTGGGTGAAACAGACATGGGTTGAATTTGCTATATGGTTAAAGAAAATGATTATTAGTGTTGTGAAAATAAGGAGATGCCTCTAGAGTCAACAAGTAGAAAGTCATGGTCAGAAATAAGAATTGTTGTCTTATACTCTTATTAATGGCAAATGGGATATTTGTGTCAATGTGTGATCATCAGAGATGATGGTGAATTGATTATAGGCTTATAGCAACAGCAATACAACAGAGAGAGGCTGTGTGTTTGAGGCTTTGGTTGATCTTTGCTAGACAgatgtttttaaaaattcaaactagaAAAGActaaaattttgttatataagTCAAACTATATTCATATATGctgttataagttgttttcataaactatcttaaatagcttataaaattagtTGAAGACAACTAATAGATAAgatatgtcataagttgtttctataagctctAACAACAGTCTCACAACTCACAAGtgattatgaattatgatttaTGACAGTAAATAAGGACAAATAAGCTTAATTCAACACAGTctaacccatatatatatatatatatatatatatatatatatatatatatatatatatatatatatatattttagaatgGCATTTGAGGATTGCAAAGCTTATAAGTTTTAACcttatttcttttgtttgtaaACATCTTAGGAAGAGAGGCTAACCACTAGCTCATCTACTGTATTAACTAAGTTTGCTTTGGTAAATTCTGATTCAATCGGTTCTGATTTCTTGCCAAATtctttcaatttaattattGAAAGAGAAAGAACAAAACGATACAAGAGACATGCCGAAACTGTGTGGCTACATACCgatgttttaaaaatcaaaccaaagaaAGAATTGACAAGATCTCTAAATCATAATTCAATCAGATTGAACCAAATGACTaataattaagtaaaaaaaaaatattcacaagAAAATCAATTAAACTAACTGCGATTCAACTCTGGTTCAATCTGATCAGACATCAATTGAATCATCCAGCAACCTAGCTTACTCAAGGTTCAATAACATTGCCAAAAACACGAAACTTAAGTCATTAAAAGtatgacattttttattaacattGAAAACTCAAAATTCAGATAAGTACTAGTAGTTCATAAAAAGCCAGACTTTTCAAGAACCGAAAATGCGAAAACAATAATGCtatattcaaaatcaaataacaTTATATTGGAACAAAGTACTCACATTCTAGACAACAACAGATTTGGAGTTTACAATTCATAACTTGACATTCTGTATTAGTGACAAAACAATGCATGGAAAACCAGATCTTGCCCAATTTAGAAATTTCAACTCCAGTTGACATTATTGCCTGTTATGAATACAGATTACTTTGGTTTCCAGTTTCAAAATctgaataaaaaagaaaactattttCTAGATGGATCATTGCAAGTGAATAAATACATCAAGGTAGCATCACCGCATGTTGGAAGATCAATATCAATACATGCATTACGAGCCGCCAAATACCTGCAAGGGTCATAGTGGAAAATCTTCAATTAAGAACTAATGGTTTCACACATgttgacatatttactaaaaaataaagacagcgcaataacaaaaacaacggaacaataaataattaatcttGTACTTACTGCATCTAAAAAATCATCTGACAAGTCAGTTTTACTTCCTTTAGCGTTAGCATTGATAGGCTTTGTTTGAGGGAAATGCCGAATCACTTTTTCCACTTGTACCGAGTCTTGTTGAACCTTCTGCTTCTGTGCAAGCCGAATGAAATTATATCAATATGAAATGATTCATCAACATGCATGATACTCATTGAAATTTGTAAAATATAGATACAAAGAAGTAGctgaattattattaattttacttCTCATTAAAAATTTTGTGGAGTAAGTTATGTGAGCCAGTGTGATGAAAACATAAGCAAAAAGAAGTATATCGCCACAAGTTCTTGCGGATTGAAGGAAAAAGTTAACAATATTTTGTCTAAAACAAGTTCTTCCATTCCACAACACAATCATAGCTACAGAGCTTGCCAGTCTATTCCGACTTTAGAGTTAATATAATTCAagtcagaaaaaaaattatacaattgaaaaatattaagcACATGCAAGTGGACCACAAAATAAAAAGGGATTAGAAATTCATAATACACAATTTTCTATGGATTGCAAAGAGAAGTGACAGAGATCTAGCAAGCATATAATCAAACATCATCAGGCAGGAAGAATGAGATTTAGTTTGCCAAAAACCAATACGGCAATACCAGTTGCAAGCTCCTTTAAACCATATATGCCAAGCACGTCACAAACCAACATCTTAAATTTGCAGATAACTCCAAACCCAATATAACtaatttaaattattgttgTTCTCGAaattggatttatttatttaatttatccaCAATCTCATTGTTAGGTATGGGGCCTCCTAAGACTAAGAGAGGGCTGGATTCAAAGCCTCAAACAGAATATATTGGCTGATAGTCTCAATCAGTTGGTAAAAAACAACTGAATTGTTATAGAACAGAGATAATACACCCTACCACCATTACAGAGAGAATTTTCATGGGTTAATCTTAGAAAATGATTTAAATGAATGAAGAATTTTATTCCACTTGAAAACCATATCACGGGTTAAAGTCACGGAAAGCAATAAAAACACATGACAGCCATTTGAAAACCAAAAGGAAACAATGGGGAAGCCAGTGCAAGAgcttgttacttttttttttgacacaaaaatgCTTGTTactttaaaacaataaaaatatattttattttgaagccAAAAGCAATAAAACAAACATGATATTTCAAATTAGAAAACTCAATAATAGGCTAGTGCTACGGTGGACCATTTTCataagtggtccaccgtggtcTAGTGCCTAAAATTATCAGAAATTCCAACAACTGTCAATAATATTctttaagataaaaaattacaacTCTCCTAGTCTTTACGGCTAAAAGAATGACATAATTGAAGTCAGCTCAATACAGGTTACATTCTTATTTTTCATCGTCTTAATCAAACCGATATAAATTAAGTCATTATTTTAGTCATAAAAACGAGGATGATCATTAACTTATACTTTCAAACAACAATGTATGTTGTCGTTGaaatcttaaatattttttaaaaattagtcCATGATGGACCACTTGTAGGAGtagtccatattagaatttccCTCAATAATAATGTTATGCTTCATCACTTGCTAATTTCAAGTTCCAATTACTGGACAACTTTTTCTATTAACTAAAATTGCTATCCATTTTGCAACCAGccaaagccaattaataaaaaaaaaaaatatacacattACTTATTTCCCTAATGGAAACCACTCTTACAATTCTGCTTATTTGATATGACCCAACCAATAGCAGAAAAAGGTGGTAAAAAACTCCTTTAACCAACACCGATAAAGCTGATCAATAGACAAAGATTATAGAGAGATacctatttattttcttatcagggaaatattgaaattgaattaaGTCATAGAACGATAACTTCATTTAGTTTTAAGTTTTGGTCAAGTGCAAAGACAGTGTACCTTTTTTATCCTCTCCTCTATAGCGTTAGAAGCACGCGACTGATCAACTTTGGATATATAGAAGTCCCTCTCTTTCTTGGCAGCAGAAATTTCTATTGCCACTTGTTGCTCCCGAGTAGCTCTCTTGAAAGCtgttacaaatatattttttgctttAGCTTGAGCTGCTTATTcatcaataaataaaatcaagaacTGATCATAAAGTGATTACCTAGTTCTTCAGTTAGATCATCCCACTTGAACTTGCTTAAGTACTTAATATTCCAAAGGTCATAGTAGAAAGATGACCTCTTCCTTCCCCCTTAAAAAACACAATACAATTCAGAAACTTACAAAACGAAATCATTGCAAACagacatgaaaaaaaaatcccagTAAACACTGTTATGCACACCTTTTACTTATGTTTCtccaaatattaattaaaaaaatagttctaGAGTCGGTGGGGTAGTATCGTGATTTCCATTAAAGGACTAAATAAGAAATAGCAACACACATATCCCCTTCGTTAAAAAGAGTATGTATAGCACCCTAAAAGTACATAATCCTGCTAACACCAAATACTTTCACATAATCTATACAAGTAAACCCTCATTCCAGAgtcaattaaaagaagaaaaaaaaattatgttcctATTTATTTCGTGTTTTAGGTATCCAACATATTATCAATTActaaatttcaatttatatcTGTATCTTTGTGTGACTAACAATAGACATAACTGTAGAAAGATAACATAGGAGACAAAAGCCAATGCAAGTGATATACCAATTTTTTATAGGCAAATGTCAATAACTGGTAAGTTAAGAGGAGAGGGAATTTGTTAGCAGCAGGGATCAAACCATTGGACTACACCTTTGGTGACAATGCAAGTGATATAGCGATACTCTAGAATTGAAAAACAACATGATGATTTCCATTCAAATGTAACTGGTAAAGAATGACAGTGAGCAAACAAATACCTATCTGTTCACCATTTAACATATTGGCAACCCTCTTGGCAACACATTTATTGGCAAATTCAACCCATCTACACAATCACAATGCAAAACAATCATCAAAACTTCAATCAGATACCAATCcaattcaaaaaccaaatcaaattaacataaaaataaaataaactatcaCCCTTCTGAATAAGCTTGGTTTTGAGATGCCCGGGCCCGCTTATATTGCACTCTGGCATTAGAATCTgctaaattaaaaacaaataaaaataaccaaCCTTAGAACTAACCATGTAGTAATATATTACTCTTTTCTTTCTATCTTGAATATTAGCAAAAAAATACTCATTTATTCAGCGGTCtcaaatatacaatttttttttaactgtttttactatatatttaataatgtctcaaatatgttttattttctgaTGATTCTTTTAGTTTCATCAGATAAGTTCACACGAAGGGAACTTTaaaaaatgcacatgtattttaTGGGATCAAGAAATTAATCGCATTCAACTATATTTCTTAATAAAACCGTATCATATAAGTGCATACGTATAAACTAGTTCTatagaaaaagataaaataaagtcaaagtgttttcatataagctataagctatcttATGGAAATAAACAGAAAACAACTAacgaacatgtcataagttgtttccataagctctccttaacagtctcacaagtgcttatcacgataaataaactcaaataaaccAATTCAAAAAGCCCCAAGTATGAGATTAGCaacttgtttggataaacaacttatttgcaacTTATAGCACAGACGCGTATCATGATAATCACTTATGTATATTCTAtgagctgttttcataagctgtattggagaacttatgaaaataagctgaaaaaggcttaaaaaaaatatcataagctgtttttataagttctcccaaacagtctcacaaaacttatgtcagtaaataagctcaaatatGTCGATCAAAATAGACCCTATGTATTGCTTATAATCCAAACCCGAGCAAGTAccggcccgtttggattagcttatttttgagcttacaacttatgcaatatattATCATAAGTTTGTcgaggtagtttatgataaaatagcttataaaaatacaattttcactagtgtgaacttataaaatagcataaaacctaatttatattgcacaaacggtttgcataagctcaaaaataagctaatccaagcGGGTCCtaaatatcaaatatttattCAACAAATGTTCCTATCTTATCATATCCTATGATTTTTTATGTATTGAAATAAGATGCAATATgataacaacaaattaaaatcaaaagagaaaattgaatgaaattatTTGAATGAGTAACCTTGAGGAGCAAGAAAAATTCTTTGAATATCACCAAATTGAGAGAGAAGTTGTCGAAGCTTAACATGATCCATATGAGGAGGAATGCGACTCAAATAACAAACACCACGCTTATCAGCTTTCTCTGTTTCCTTCTCTAGCTTCTTCTTTAACTtcaatttcttcttcaatttcaatttcaattccaaTTCCGTTTTCTCTTCATtcgattttgttgttgttgttgttgttgcatcaATTTCGTTGTTTTCCTCtgaattttccattttttctactttttcaaCTTCTTATGTGTTTGTGGTGTTGGAGTTGGGATGGCCGGTGGAATGCGACGCCGGAACGGTGCGGCGGTGTTGTTGCCGGAGTTTTGAGAATGGTTGAAGCGATTGAGAAGAAGGTTTAATTTAGGGTTTATGAATTGTTGTGACATATAGGAGACTCCACTAGTAACAAAACGACCTCGTTTTGcagatttttatttatttatttattatattaaattaaaaaataaaatccacttaattattattttttgacgcataattattttcttctaaaaaaaatgtgtattttttgttttgaatttttaaaaaatatttagctcaatttattttttatttttcatatccACATAAAGTATTTGTTccgatttgaattttttttaatagaaatttgaACATTATTGGCGCTAAATATGGGTATCTTTTTAGCtcttaattcaaattttaattcttCAATTCACTTTCATCAGACACAATTCTATTGATAATGTGGAACAATTTAACTAACGGTTACAATATTCTAGTTACTGTTGAAGAAGCTTATGGTTCTAGAGATGTGTTGAAGAGGGGATGTCGGTATGTGATTGAGGATGGTAGTAAAGAGTCATGGGTGAGAGAGGGAGGAGGTTTATGACATATTTCcttcgtcctaaaatataaggaaaaattggtGTATTTAGTCCAATTTTTTATTACCAAATACAATTGGTCGTGTTGCATCTCTCATATGGAGCATTTGGCAGAACAATAACGATGCGGTTTGGAATAATGTAAAACTGGTGCTGGAGCAGGTTGGCTACAATGCATTTCAGATGTGAAAGACTTGGTTTCATGCTACCAGGATGCAAAATAGCGATCAGCAGAACACGCGTATAACTACTGCTGCGACATGGGTGAAACCTCAAGACGGATGGATCAAATGTGACGTTGATGCAAGATTTTTTGAAAGCCAGTATGTTACTACAGTTGCTTGCTGCATTCAGAACAGCAACGACGAATTTCAATGGGCACAAACCCGCAAATTTAGCTTGCGGTTTTTGGCGGTGGTAGGAGAAGGTATGGCGATGCTTGAGGCGATACAACTAGCTATTCATCATGGGTGgtactttgttattttttaaagtgaTTGCCAAGTTTTAGTGAATGTCATTGCTTCTAATTACACGGGAGAAATTACACGGGAGAAACTGAATTTGGTTCTCTTATTACTAGCATTAAGAATAGTTTACTATTATTGTTCCACTTTGAGGTCAAGTTTGTACGAAGACAAGTGAATATGGTTGCTCACTCTCTTGCGAGGGTGACCATTTCCTATGCTAATCACCATTATTTCCATGTTATTTCtccttgtattttttttttataaaatcacaatgcatttcattcataatataataGGTTCAATATAAGATGGACAATGATTAAAAACTTGGGGACTAGCATAAAAGCGAGATGTTTGAGCTAAATCATGAGCAACTTGGTTAGCTTGTCGTCTAACACAACTGATACTACATTTTTCATTCAAGACTAATAAACTACGACACTTGTCAATGATAGCTCCAAATTCAGTATTATTCCTTTGCCTTGAGTGAATTGCTTGTACTGCATATTGGAGTTGTTATTCTATTGGAGTCACACAACCAATTCAACACATCTAGGATGTTAGCGCAACAATCGGGGGAGGGTAGAGCGAGGAACATTCATTTTTGTGACACTTGTTCTTTTGAGCAACACACCTTTGGGTGAACAAGTGGTGTGTCTCCCACTTATAAATGCTCAAGTCACCACATTCCTATCCAATGTGAGACTATTTCCACAAACTCACACTTGCTATATTTTCAACATAGGATCCCGTGTGCTTCACCTTCTGCGATGAGTGGTCTGCCATCAAACTTCTTTCATATAAGCTTTCACAAAGCTTACCATTTTCATTCCTTATACAAGCTCCAACACCATAGCAATTATGCTCACCATAACATGCAGGGTCCACATTACATTTGAGCACTCCTTTTGCTGGTTTTTCCCACACACAAACTGTCATCGCCACATTaccgtttgatactttttctaataacttcaattgaacgtacgacaaacttttaaaaaaatcgttgaatttcaataatcTGAAcacataactacattttttgaatttttataaaaatttgtggagttgatctactcaataagatatttaaattcaacggttggattgaaaaaatataatgccgatatcgaaTTATTAAGCTGAGTAAGTCAATGgaaacttactcttggagtcaacgAATCCCTTCTCTATTTAATTAATGGGTATTGCTAAGTAGTGCCCccggacactctttaagcattccatttaaataaacttttcattcaaaaaatgaaacactacaatttccatTGCGTTAACTTTGCACACtctcataaaaattctataaaaaacttactatttaaggtctTAAAGAGTGTTCGGGGTGCTCGTTAGCATTgccttaattatattaaaaaatgtgtGTGCTTAAATAGTGTGACAAAATAATTGTGACCATGCAAAACTTGCTCTACAAATCAAGCCAAAATCATTGAATTAAAACTGTACAAGCTCTCAAACCAATATTGTCAGAAACCAAAAtgaatgggaaaaaaaaaatcaaggaatgGTTACAACTCATACATACAGAAATACCACGTTTCACTCACTGTAGAAACAAAGATTTGATCTAATGTTTTATACAACcacataaatttttttcaaagaataCAAATAAATACTCCCAATAAAAGATGCTGCTCAATAAAGCTTTATTCTGGTATTAATAGGGCTCCTACAGATGGGACACGTCTGAAGATCTTGTCCACATTCACAACATGTCTGTCATGTAACAAAGAAATCATAAGCATTCTCCTTATCTGTGCT
It contains:
- the LOC123910887 gene encoding pre-rRNA-processing protein ESF2, whose amino-acid sequence is MENSEENNEIDATTTTTTKSNEEKTELELKLKLKKKLKLKKKLEKETEKADKRGVCYLSRIPPHMDHVKLRQLLSQFGDIQRIFLAPQDSNARVQYKRARASQNQAYSEGWVEFANKCVAKRVANMLNGEQIGGRKRSSFYYDLWNIKYLSKFKWDDLTEELAFKRATREQQVAIEISAAKKERDFYISKVDQSRASNAIEERIKKKQKVQQDSVQVEKVIRHFPQTKPINANAKGSKTDLSDDFLDAVFGGS